The following coding sequences are from one Triticum dicoccoides isolate Atlit2015 ecotype Zavitan chromosome 4A, WEW_v2.0, whole genome shotgun sequence window:
- the LOC119283747 gene encoding germin-like protein 9-1, which yields MAPSSLITLLVLLGVAFVAHASDPDILTDFVVPPGSNASVLDGTFFTYTGLMAHSAANPVKFTVSKATAAEFPALLGQSVSYAALVFGPGTVNPPHVHPRASELLYVVQGPLMVGLVDETKNELYAQTLQTGDMFVFPKGMVHFQFNGGDHMARAFSAFGSASPGTVSLPVTLFESGIPDAVLEKSLHVDEATVHALEHDLAPPAPAPAPDSPPAPKNGAASLVPACFSLLVGFAAALLLL from the coding sequence ATGGCTCCATCGTCTCTTATTACTCTGCTCGTCCTCCTCGGTGTGGCCTTCGTCGCGCACGCCAGCGACCCGGACATCCTCACGGACTTCGTCGTGCCCCCGGGCTCCAACGCGTCCGTGCTCGACGGCACCTTCTTCACCTACACCGGCCTCATGGCCCACAGCGCCGCCAACCCGGTCAAGTTCACCGTGTCCAAGGCCACCGCGGCCGAGTTCCCCGCGCTGCTGGGCCAGTCCGTCTCCTACGCCGCGCTCGTCTTCGGCCCCGGCACCGTCAACCCGCCACACGTCCATCCCAGGGCGTCGGAGCTGCTCTACGTGGTGCAGGGCCCGCTGATGGTGGGCCTCGTCGACGAGACCAAAAACGAGCTGTACGCGCAGACGCTGCAGACGGGCGACATGTTTGTGTTCCCCAAGGGCATGGTGCACTTCCAGTTCAACGGCGGTGACCACATGGCGCGCGCCTTCTCGGCCTTCGGCAGCGCCAGCCCCGGCACCGTCTCCCTGCCCGTGACGCTCTTCGAGTCCGGCATCCCGGACGCCGTCCTCGAGAAGTCGCTCCACGTCGATGAGGCCACTGTGCACGCGCTCGAGCACGACCTCGCGCCGCCCGCTCCCGCCCCAGCTCCCGATTCCCCTCCGGCGCCCAAGAACGGTGCTGCCTCGCTGGTGCCGGCATGCTTCTCGCTCCTGGTTGGCTTCGCAGCCGCATTATTGTTGCTTTGA
- the LOC119289310 gene encoding uncharacterized protein LOC119289310, whose translation MNSPQVDYTSNLLASNSGRDILGANQVDQMAVQHEGQYLDTHAGFMNGLHVDYTINNTESSGYNPPAGIQMDIPSNTYPMNDDMSYMPSEINMFGGQYSHANAMPIQRDYCDTSFWNSNMHAPIQDAMTSYSQPSIHSAASLEEPFHQLLLSEYNSMPEPGGQNSHADGMSTQNYHYYNPY comes from the exons ATGAATAGTCCACAGGTTGATTACACCAGTAATCTACTAGCTTCTAACAGTGGG AGAGACATTCTGGGAGCAAATCAAGTGGACCAGATGGCAGTGCAACATGAGGGACAATATTTAG ACACCCATGCTGGATTTATGAATGGTCTACATGTTGATTACACCATTAATAACACTGAG AGTTCTGGATACAATCCTCCTGCCGGAATACAGATGGATATACCGTCCAACACGTATCCTATGAATGACGACATGTCTTATATGCCATCGGAAATTAACATG TTTGGTGGACAATATTCTCATGCAAATGCCATGCCAATCCAGAGAGACTACTGCGATACTTCGTTTTGGAATAGTAACATGCATGCTCCAATCCAGGATGCCATG ACTAGTTACAGTCAGCCATCCATTCATTCTGCTGCATCTCTGGAAGAACCTTTTCATCAGCTCCTATTATCAGAATACAACTCAATGCCCGAG CCTGGTGGACAAAATTCTCATGCTGATGGGATGTCAACCCAGAACTACCACTACTACAATCCTTATTGA